The genomic DNA CAGTAGTAAACACAGTTTATATATATTGCTTCTGTTCAATCAACTATATATGTATATCAGAGTGAGTGGCCATGATTCGTTAACTCGAGAGGAGTTAAAGAGATTTCTCAGGGAgggagaagagaagagaagagaagaacaAAACAGAACAGCCGACGAATAATTTGGGactttcaacttaattaatttgaagaagaagaagaactctcggtatatatatatatatatatatatatatatatatatatatatatatatatatatatatatatatatatatatatatatatatatcattaatttaatataattttaattttgaaaatactaaaatttaatatattaaaataaaatataatttaatagaattttaattttgaaaatactaaaatttaatatattatatatatattttttttcacaataaagtataaaataaaaaataaatataaaaaatccaAAGATTGAGCTTTTTCTGTTCCCAATCGATTGATATGATGAGATAAACCCTAACTAAACCAACCCATTTTCGCGGGGGGCGGCGTTGGTTCTTAATTGATTGATGAATGAACATTTATTTATGCAACCCTTGGAGGAGTAGGATAGGGCAATTGCGTTCGTTGTTGCCGCCCTTCAGTttgggtggtggtggtggtggtggtggtgcaTATTCACTCGCCTGTTTCGTTCAACTGCTCAAAACCAACTCACAGATACACTGCCGATCTTGCTCAAAGGCTTCTCCTCAAAGTTATATCCATCACCATCAGccagaaaaagaagaagaagaagaagaagctcacAAACAAAACAATAAGATGACGACGAAGAAGAACAAAACAGAACAGCAGCAGACCGGTCGTGAGAGACAAGATGACGACTTTAAATCAAATCCAAAACTCAATCAACTTCAACACCTCATACACTCCCACTCCGATCCTTCTGGTCTTGCAATTCTTCTATCCACTTCACCTATTTGGAGGGGTTTTAGCTTTTCATTTCTAATTCCACTTCACTCTTCTTAAATATGTTATCTCAACATAACATCTCAGGTGGTTGGGAGAAATGCTGGGAGCAACAAGTGACCCCATGGGATTTGGGACAGCCAACTCCAGTTATGCTTCATCTTCATCAGATGGGTATGCTTCCTAAGGGCAGGCTTTTGGTGCCTGGATGTGGCAGCGTaagtctgtctgtctgtctgcggctttattattattattattatgcttaTTTATTTACAAGCTTTTCATTTTCGTTAAAAAAAAAAcgctatatattaattaaggaaCATCTTTTCTCCTATGATGAAATGGTCCTCAAAAATAACTAAATGATTAGTCTACATCTGGCAGGGTCGTGATGTTACAGCCATTGCCAGCCCTGACCGCTATGTTGTGGGGATAGATATTTCAGACAAAGCAATTAAGAAAGCAATTGAGGTTAAGTGAATACATTGCTTGCTTTCACTTTGATTCTTCAAATGGAAGTCGACTTATGCTTGATTTTGTGGTCAAGCACTTTCTGTTGATTCCTATCCTAAAACACTTGAAATACAATTGCAGATATGCGCAATAGATGATCTTGTCAGTGTATACAACTGAAAATATTGGTTTTAGAGAGATTTCCTTATAATAAAGCGAATGTGAACATTTTAATCATGAGGCTATTGCTTATACTCTCTCTCAAGTCTTGATGATATCTTGGATTGATTATATTTTCTTGCCCGTGTCAGCTGTCAACCTCATCACCAAATGTTGATTGCTTTACTTTTTTAAAAGAAGACTTCTTTTCCTGGCAACCAGACGAGTTATTTGATCTCATCTTCGACTATACGTAAGTTTCTGACGATCTCGGTTGTACTTATCATGTATAAATAAGAGATTTCATGTTGATGTTCAAAAGTTATTTTGCAGCTTCTTTTGTGCTATTGAGCCCAATAAGAGACTAGCCTGGGCAAGCCGAATGAGAGATCTACTTAAACCAGAGGGGGAGCTCATAACATTGATGTTTCCAGTTAGGACAATCTTCATTCTACGTTTCttcacttttaaataatttttatatatttgaggaggttcactaaaaaaattatttcccAATACACAACAATACCAAGTACTTAGAGAAGCAACAGATGAATGAACACACAAAATAGATACTCCAGATGAGTGGCTTACTTCGAAAGAGTTGTTTAAAACACTATGTTTTTGGTGAATGTGTACACAGATTAGTGATCACGTCGGTGGACCACCATATAAAGTATCCGTTGCAGAGTAATTATCGACATTTTCTCCCTTTGATTTCATGCATGCTATTATCTTTGTCTGGATCGAGCTTATGATTATTAATAATCTCCGGTAATGCAGTTATGAAGAGGCGCTACTCCCCATGGGGTTCAAGGCAACTTGTATCATGGAAAACGAGCTGGCCATTGGATCACGCAAGGTATGTAGTGTAGAGATCATTACTAGAAAAAAGAACAGCATAATATTTACCTACCATgtgcagcagcagcagcagcagcagcatcaTATATAAAGATGAAAAGTTGGATCTATATTTTTGGTTTCCTTCTCAGGGAAGAGAGAAGATTGGTTGGTGGAAGAAGTCCGGTGGCCTTTCATTCCTGTGAAGATACAAATACAAATCATTTGAACAATGgtcaacataattataattgtagCAATCTTATacaattacaatttttttgtaCTTTTAGTGAGACCcctataaaaaatttataatatgtaaTGTTGGTTGGTATTTATAGATATTGCTTCTCAATGAGATATggaaatgaatgaatgaatgaatgaatgggaagcaaaattgtttattatttttatttttgtaaatagaATACAGGCATTAAAAGTAGGTTTCGAAATCGATATTAGGTTAGAAGATTATAATATTACCAAGGAGGGAGGagcaaataatattttcatgtCCGTACGAACAAACAAAACGCCGGCATGCG from Impatiens glandulifera chromosome 9, dImpGla2.1, whole genome shotgun sequence includes the following:
- the LOC124914560 gene encoding probable thiol methyltransferase 2, coding for MNIYLCNPWRSRIGQLRSLLPPFSLGGGGGGGGAYSLACFVQLLKTNSQIHCRSCSKASPQSYIHHHQPEKEEEEEEAHKQNNKMTTKKNKTEQQQTGRERQDDDFKSNPKLNQLQHLIHSHSDPSGGWEKCWEQQVTPWDLGQPTPVMLHLHQMGMLPKGRLLVPGCGSGRDVTAIASPDRYVVGIDISDKAIKKAIELSTSSPNVDCFTFLKEDFFSWQPDELFDLIFDYTFFCAIEPNKRLAWASRMRDLLKPEGELITLMFPISDHVGGPPYKVSVADYEEALLPMGFKATCIMENELAIGSRKGREKIGWWKKSGGLSFL